The Fructilactobacillus ixorae genome has a window encoding:
- the tsaB gene encoding tRNA (adenosine(37)-N6)-threonylcarbamoyltransferase complex dimerization subunit type 1 TsaB, whose product MKTLAIDTSNQPLTVAVVDGDRVLATTTITTQRKHAAYAMEIVERLVKLAKLTPANLERVVIANGPGSYTGLRVAVTIGKVLATTLGIELVTVSSLQTLVLNVTAEQHLVVPLFDARNEILFTAVYRTSPTGPKLVVPEQHVALADWLQQLQQFTEPLTLVGSDVPKFLTQFQEQLNVPVRTVAGINNLPQASQLAMFGERQTPVSAVDQVVPNYLRMTQAEAEWQRKHPGEGSTGYVEQV is encoded by the coding sequence ATGAAGACTTTAGCAATTGACACTTCGAATCAACCGTTAACCGTCGCGGTCGTTGACGGTGATCGGGTGCTTGCGACCACGACCATTACAACTCAACGAAAACACGCGGCCTATGCAATGGAAATTGTGGAGCGCTTGGTTAAACTAGCTAAGTTAACTCCGGCGAATTTAGAGCGGGTTGTGATTGCCAATGGACCAGGATCCTATACGGGGTTACGGGTAGCCGTGACGATTGGGAAGGTGCTTGCGACCACCCTCGGCATTGAATTGGTGACCGTGTCTAGCCTACAAACCTTGGTGCTCAACGTCACGGCGGAACAGCACCTGGTCGTACCCCTGTTTGATGCCCGGAACGAGATTTTGTTCACGGCCGTCTACCGGACGAGTCCGACGGGGCCAAAACTGGTTGTGCCAGAGCAACACGTAGCGTTAGCTGATTGGCTACAACAACTCCAGCAGTTTACTGAACCGCTGACCCTAGTGGGTTCAGACGTTCCAAAGTTTTTGACCCAGTTTCAGGAGCAACTGAACGTCCCAGTACGAACGGTAGCGGGCATTAACAATTTGCCTCAGGCAAGTCAATTGGCCATGTTCGGGGAACGACAAACGCCCGTTTCAGCCGTCGACCAGGTGGTTCCGAACTACCTACGGATGACCCAGGCAGAGGCAGAATGGCAGCGCAAGCACCCAGGAGAGGGATCGACAGGCTATGTTGAACAAGTTTAA
- a CDS encoding GNAT family N-acetyltransferase, which yields MLNKFKEWYRKNINDKQANRIDEALDFKNRIVEICGMKYFLGKGSMTDLPDLIKVDREAYGKQVKWSPKRFQAGLKNRDNRFYLILRHDDELVGFICIMISRQQTCCHIENLAILPQFQKRGLGYFLTTTIIERAREMGLHCVIFTCRKSNEKSQSLVQDLGFVKVDEKPDYFDDGEAAVDYRLHLDKRNYLAANNFGR from the coding sequence ATGTTGAACAAGTTTAAAGAGTGGTATCGTAAAAACATTAATGACAAACAAGCGAATCGGATTGACGAGGCCCTTGATTTTAAAAATCGGATTGTGGAAATTTGTGGGATGAAGTATTTTCTCGGGAAGGGGTCAATGACCGACTTGCCGGACCTAATTAAGGTTGACCGGGAAGCTTACGGGAAGCAGGTGAAGTGGAGTCCCAAACGGTTTCAGGCGGGGTTGAAGAACCGTGATAATCGGTTTTATCTGATTTTGCGGCATGACGATGAGTTAGTTGGCTTCATCTGCATTATGATTTCGCGCCAGCAAACCTGCTGTCACATTGAAAACCTGGCCATTTTACCGCAGTTTCAAAAGCGGGGATTAGGCTACTTTTTGACGACGACCATCATTGAACGAGCGCGAGAAATGGGCCTGCACTGTGTGATTTTTACGTGCCGAAAAAGTAACGAAAAATCCCAGAGCTTGGTTCAGGACCTGGGGTTTGTCAAGGTGGATGAGAAACCGGATTACTTTGACGATGGCGAAGCCGCCGTTGACTACCGGTTGCATTTAGATAAACGAAACTACTTAGCGGCCAACAATTTTGGACGTTAA